One Agelaius phoeniceus isolate bAgePho1 chromosome 6, bAgePho1.hap1, whole genome shotgun sequence DNA window includes the following coding sequences:
- the LOC129121321 gene encoding mas-related G-protein coupled receptor member H-like, which produces MEENITTNLTLNNTIYGSLDWEGYIRSECSSIPSSLIAFAGVCLGISLCGLAGNGVVLWFLGFHTKQSPFTVYILNLAVADFSLLLLFLLLLLAFLSLAAFCTSLFPFIHHYQRFVFVLGFPCHVFDLSSLGLLAALSVERCVSVLCPIWYRCHRPRHLSAAVSGALWALAGAFVCSLYLASTYAEDSGTVLAGVALAISVVFSLMMLVSNLFLFLKLRCGSRRRQPGKLFVAILLNVLLFFAFGIPFCVEVFLNLPDSGDLFPEDPSLFLALLNCSLNPVIYVLVGSCRRRRFQRSVRVALRSVFEEKAGSDEGSHGPGDTVVEVTAL; this is translated from the coding sequence ATGGAGGAGAACATCACAACAAACCTCACCCTGAACAACACCATTTATGGTTCTCTGGATTGGGAGGGATACATCAGATCGGAATGCTCCAGCATTCCCTCCAGCCTGATTGCCTTTGCAGGGGTGTGCCTGGGGATCTCCCTCTGTGGGCTGGCAGGGAATGGGGTGGTCTTGTGGTTCCTGGGCTTCCACACAAAGCAGAGCCCTTTCACTGTCTACATCCTCAATCTGGCTGTTGCAGacttctccctgctcctcctgtttctcctgcttctgttGGCTTTTCTGTCCTTGGCAGCCTTCTGCAcatctttgtttccttttattcATCACTATCAGCGTTTTGTGTTTGTCCTTGGGTTCCCGTGCCACGTGTTTgacctgagcagcctggggctgctggcagccctCAGCGTGGAGCGCTGCGTCTCCGTCCTCTGCCCCATCTGGTACCGCTGCCACCGCCCCCGGCACCTCTCGGCCGCCGTCAGCGGGGCCCTCTGGGCCCTCGCAGGGGCTTTTGTTTGCTCCCTCTACCTCGCCTCCACCTACGCTGAAGACTCTGGGACCGTCCTTGCAGGTGTAGCCCTCGCCATTAGCGTGGTTTTTTCCCTCATGATGTTGGTTTCCAACCTGTTCCTGTTCCTCAAGCTGCGCTGTGGCTCCCGGAGGCGGCAGCCGGGGAAGCTCTTTGTGGCCATCCTGCTCAACGTCCTGCTGTTCTTTGCCTTTGGCATCCCTTTCTGCGTGGAGGTTTTCCTCAATCTCCCTGATTCCGGTGATTTATTCCCAGAAGACCCCTCTTTGTTCCTGGCATTGCTGAACTGCTCCCTCAACCCTGTGATTTACGTGCTGGTGGGGAGCTGCCGGCGGCGCCGCTTCCAGCGCTCGGTCAGAGTCGCTCTGCGGAgcgtgtttgaggagaaagcCGGGAGTGACGAGGGGAGCCacggccctggggacactgtggtGGAGGTGACAGCTCTGTGA